From Mus musculus strain C57BL/6J chromosome 8, GRCm38.p6 C57BL/6J, a single genomic window includes:
- the Tex24 gene encoding protein Tex24, with protein sequence MGSQSLNSTFLKVRRLSLISSNERLLGQTSGLATGSRLVTQEVDDLRVIPGSRPDLDDHQPQCSLAELPSTAHGKRKPGHLPRLRSSAVKGHAPDPNPSLSIVSKRIFKGESVIKGPEDRQTFVGPSGLPKISPKATAGEAQGKKRTMELLNKARKQEEKVSNLLDIRQLPKQEVFINNTHPCKKHLKQQPMSLEEWRRGHLGGDNTGLISQEPFRCCKRLGKKAQCQLLEVTSLEAEASLEVLKRRRRMQAMEMSKKPQDRGLGQEKAVFLSREKVKPSSHDMHLSTAERSFKPKSMPKAEDWDLSVQGTPVVLTVRDHSNVSQAQKHLGCAEIFHSRDGRCTLLKRGGA encoded by the exons ATGGGTTCCCAAAGCCTGAATTCCACCTTTCTAAAAGTCAGGAGACTTTCATTAATTTCCAGTAATGAAAGATTACTTGGACAAACCTCTGGATTGGCCACTGGGTCGAGGTTGGTAACCCAGGAGGTTGATGACCTCAGGGTCATCCCAGGAAGTAGACCGGATCTGGATGATCATCAGCCTCAGTGTAGCCTGGCGGAGCTGCCTAGCACTGCTCATGGCAAGAGGAAGCCAGGCCATCTTCCACGCCTTAGAAGCAGTGCTGTCAAGGGCCATGCCCCTGACCCTAATCCAAGCTTGTCTATAGTCTCCAAAAGAATCTTTAAGGGCGAATCTGTGATCAAAGGGCCCGAGGACAGGCAGACATTTGTTGGGCCCAGTGGCTTGCCAAAGATTAGCCCCAAAGCAACAGCAGGGGAGGCCCAAGGGAAGAAGAGGACAATGGAGTTGCTTAACAAGGCTcgaaagcaagaagaaaaagtCTCAAACCTACTAGATATCAGACAGCTCCCGAAGCAAGAGGTGTTTATTAACAACACACACCCATGCAAGAAACATCTGAAACAGCAACCAATGAGCCTTGAGGAATGGAGGAGGGGCCATCTAGGGGGAGACAACACAGGACTCATATCACAAGAACCTTTCAGGTGCTGCAAACGTCTTGGAAAGAAGGCACAATGTCAACTGTTGGAAGTAACTTCCCTAGAGGCAGAAGCCAGCCTGGAGGTcctcaagaggaggaggaggatgcaggCTATGGAGATGTCCAAAAAACCTCAGGACAGAGGACTCGGTCAAGAAAAAGCAGTCTTCCTAAGCAGAGAGAAAGTAAAACCATCTTCTCATGACATGCATCTGAGCACTGCTGAAAGAAGCTTTAAACCTAAATCAATGCCAAAGGCAGAAGACTGGGACCTCTCAGTCCAGGGAACTCCTGTAGTGCTTACAGTTCGGGACCACAGCAATGTCTCACAG GCTCAGAAACATTTGGGCTGTGCTGAAATATTTCATTCCAGAGATGGGCGATGTACTTTATTGAAGAGAGGAGGAGCCTAG